ACGGattacagaacacagaacataggATGGAATTGAGACCAGAATCTGTCTTGTGCCAAACAGTAGAACTACTCTAAACAGTCCTATACTTCAGGTCTCTgcccaaataaaggaaacacttcatTAAATTAAGGAGATAaaatatattgaaagcaggtgctttcaCAAAGGTGGGGTTCCTAAGCAATTCCTCAGCAATTCATATCCCATCATGCTTAAGGTCatatataaaaatgctgggcagacCATCATTTTGCCCATTATTATGTCTACAATGactataggatgacaatgcctccATCCACAGGTCACGAGTGGTcattgaatggtttgatgagcatgaaaactatgtatgccatggctgtctcagtcaccagatctcaacccaattgaacacatgGATGATTCTGGAGCAGCACCTGAGACAGAgatttccaccaccatcaacaaaacaccaaataatgacatttcttgtggaagaattgtgtcgcatccctccaataaagTTCCAGACACTAAGAAtcttctccctcttccttccctcctccctgcctcttccctcccttctccttccctctcttccccactTATATATTTTCATCTCTTATCCTGCAGCAGTACCCCAAAACCCCAAAACCGACCTCCATCACCTGTGGCCCCCAAAAGCAAACTGTTGTCCCCCTGCCCTCCAATGGCTCCCAAGACCCCCTCCACAGGCAAGAAGATCCCCACAGGCACAAAGACCCGCCCCAAAAGAGCCCAGACCCCTGTCAGGGTACATCTTCAGCCGGTCACTGTGGAAACTAACAACGAGCCCCATCAGCCAGACACTCCTGAGGAGAAAAAGAGTAAGTTTGTTCGCCGTGGTTACCGTATCCAAGCTCCAGGATGTTTATTTTCAGCTGTTACTTCTTGTCTTCTCTGCCTTGAGAAAACACACATTGTATCAACTCTATGATGTTTGCCTCATATGATCCTTGAAGTTTATTCCGTGGTTATGGTCCATTGTGTGGCTTCAGATGTGAAACAGAGGCCTctgctgtctctcttgctcttaCAGGCTCCAGTAATGTTCCTGCTATAATGGTGTCTTCGGCGCCGGCGACACAAACATCTCTTAGTGCACCAGTCACAGTGGCCGCCTCTACCCAATCCTCAAACCTACAGCTGACTGCCTCTGCTGCCTCAACTCCCACAACTGCCTCCTCTGCTGCCTCATCTACTGCTGCCACTCTGGCTTCCAGGCCCTCAGCCGGCACCAACGACCCAGAGGAAGCAGCTCGAGTCCTGGCTGAGAAACGCAGACAGGCCCGGGAGCaacgggagagagaggagcaggagcgCCTGGAGCAGGAGAAGAGGAAACGGTCAGTCAGACTCTGGCTGGAATTGATGAGACATGTCATTGAGTTGGTTATTATAGTACTGTAGTATTATTGAATGTTTTTGATTGGAGtgccgtgtctgtctgtctgtctgtctgtctgtctgtctgtctatagcaGGGGCTCTTCACCTTTTTAGCTCAAGGCCCAAATGAGAAATTGACTGTCTTCCCGTGACCCAAATTGTTCTCCAATGAcccaaattaaaaataaatagtgTGTATGTATTCTCATAACTCGCGACCCACCTTTCACATGACCAGGGCCCGATTCGGGTCCCGACCCATAGTTAAAgaaaccctggtctatagacatatgaaTGGTTTACTGTTTGCCTCATGTCCAAGACAAGTGTGTACCATACATTGATAGTGTGAGCATATACTGTATGAGCATGTGCTGACCTGACTGAGCATGCTCCCCATGCAGGATTGCTCGTGAGGAGGGCATGGCTCGGCAGGCGGAGGAGAGGAGGCGCAGGGAGGAGGAGGCACGCCTCATGGCGAAGGAGCAGCTTCTGAGAGACGAGGCCCAGCgcctggaggaggagaagggggcgAAGGAGAAAGCCAAGGCGGAACAGGAGGAGAACCAACGCCTGCAGAAACAGGTGCGAGATCGACAGGCAGTCTTGACTTACAGCATAGAAGAAGACGTATGACACAGGTTGACTGATCTTAGGTCCTGGAAACATTATGAGAGGGAATGTTTGCTGTAAGGCCTACAATCAGCATGTCATTATCACCATGCCTTCTCCAGGCAGATGCCCAGAATTTATTGGCGCTGAGAGAGCCACTGTCAGAGTGGGATAGTGACAGctctgtcctccccctgtccccctctctgctCCGCACTGCAGTGGGCTGACAGGGGATAGATAGTGACAGTGTTCCCACTACCCCTGCCTGTAGCATTCAGACATGCTTGAGTCTCCCCCGAGGGAAGACCAGTGCAGTTTGTTGTTTGTTCGACACTGCCAGCAGCCATCTTCCTTGCCGTGTGTGTCAAGATGGTGAGGCGTCATATTCATACAACATTTTTCAGCTCATCTCATGAACCATGACGCAGCAAGTTTTAACTTGCAGGAAACTTTGAATGTTAAAACGTCATTGCGAACATCTGACGTTACTCAGCTGTATACAACCTGTGTTTTGTTTATGAAGCATAGCAACCTTGTTGTTTTGATGGATGTCGTTATGTAGATATTTGCTGCCTGTGGTGTAGCCGTGGTTTGTTTGGAACTGATGTGATCACAGCTTTGTTTTCATCCCATCATGCATCACCTATTTAGTACTGATGACTCAAAAGATCCAGTGAGCTGTGTAATGGCATTATTACAGGGAGATATCAAGCCCTGCCCTACAGCCTAATACAGTCTAGACTGGGAATATGTTGCCACCTAGTGGTTAGAAAAGGGGACATTAATCTACTCTTGTATCATTTGCTAATAATAATTTTTTACATTCCATCATTTGATATTATATGAAATTAGGGTTTTATCTAGACTGACACAATTCTCTTGTTTAGTCATTTCCCTGTTGTCTTAATAGAATGATGAACATCCTATAGTATTGATGATCGTATTGATGATGTTGTTTTGTCCCGTCTGTGTCAGAGGGAGGAGGCCGAGGTCAAAGCTCGTGAGGAGGCGGAGCGTCAGCgcttggagagagagaagcacttCCAGAAGGAGGAACAGGCGCGCCTAGAGAGAAAGAAGGTGGAgcggggaggagggatggagagatggagggaggagagatggagggaggagagatggaggggaggagggatagaggatgggaggagggagggaggagagatggaggggggaggagagatggagggaggagaggtggagggagggaggagaggtggagggagggaggagagagggatggagggaggagagatggagggaggagagatggagggaggagagatggaggatggaagcagggatggaggatgggaggagggatggagggaggagagatgagaggagggatggatggagggtgggaggagggatggagggaggagagatgggaggagggatggatggagggtgggaggagagattgagggatggaggggagaagggatggagggaggagagatggaggatgggagatggagagatggagggatgaggggaggagggatggagggaggagagatggaggatgggaggagggatggagggaggagagatggaggatgggagatggagagatggagggatgaggggaggagggatggagggaggagagatggaggatgggaggagggatggagggaggagagataggagatggaggggaggagggaggagagatggagggatggatgaagggTGGATGGATGAAAAAGACTAACTTGTCTTTACTTTCTACTTTCTACATAAATGTAGGACCAGTAAAGATACACAGTGCATTAGTTGTAAATAATCAAATCCAGCAGCTGACAACTTCTGCCTTCTGCCTCTGCTCCACAGCGCCTTGAGGAGATCATGAAGAGAACTCGTAAAAGTACTGATGCTGGAGAAAAGGTGATTGATGTAAGGCCCATGCATCGTATAACAACCCTTCTAGACCCTTtatacagatgaaacattatacagttgaagtctgacgtttacatacacttagattggagtcattaaaactagtttacatacacttagattggagtcattaaaactcacttttcaaccactccacacatttcttgttaacaaactatagttttgtcaagtcggtgaggacatctactttgtgcatgacacaagtaatttttccaacaactgtttacagacagattatttcacttatatttcactgtatcacaattccagtgggtcagaagtttacataaattgactgtgcctttaaacagcttggaagattccagaaaatgatgtcatggctttagaagcttctgattggctaattgacatcatttcggtcaattggaggtgtacctgtggatgtatttcaaggcctaccttcaaactcagtgcctctttgcttgatatcatgggaaaatcaaaataaatcagctaagacctcagaaaaaaaatgttgacctccacaagtctgtttcatccttgggagcaatttccaaacgcctgaaggtaccacgttcatctgtaaaaacaatagtacataagtataaacaccatgggaccaagcagccatcacacccctcaggaaggagacgcgttctgtctcctagagattaacgtactttggtgcgaaaagtgcaaatcagtcccagaataacagcaaaggaccttgtgaagatgctggaggaaacaggtacataagtatctatatccacagtaaaacgagtcctatatcgacaacctgaaaggccgctcagcaaggaaggagccactgctgcaaaaccgccataaaaaagccagactacagtttgcacctgcacatggggacaaagatcatactttttggagaaatgtcctctggtctgatgaaacaaaaatagaactgtttggccataatgaccattgttatgtttgaagggaaaaggtggaggcttgtaagccgaagatcaccatcccaaccgtgaagcacgggggtggcagcatcatgttgtggggtgctttgctgcagaacgaactggtgcactttacaaaataggtggcatcatgaggaaagaaaatgatgtggatatattgaagcagcatctcaagacatcagtcaagttaAAGccttgtcgcaaatgggtcttccaaatggacaatgaccccaagcatacttccaaagttgtggcaaaatggcttaaggacaagaaagttaaggtattggagtggccatcacaaagccctgaccttaatcccatagaaaatgtgtgggcagaactgaaaaagtgtgtgtgagcatggaggcctacaaacctgactcagttacaccagctctgtcaggaggaatgggccaaaattcacccaacttattgttggaagcttgtgggaggctacccgaaacgtttgacccaagttaaacaatttaaaggcaatgctaccaaatactaattgagtctatgtaagcttctgacccactgggaatgtgatgaaagaaataaaagctgaaataaatcattctctctactattattctgacatttcacattcttgtggtgatcctacctgacataagacagggaatttttaactacgattatatgtcaggaattgtgaaaaactgagtttaaatgtatttggctaaggtttatgtaaacttctgacttcaactgtatgtgttttcTTATTTAATTAACTGAATTCATGATAGTGTCTGTCCAGATGTTCAAAGCACTTCTTGATAATAacacctcatccaccaccaatgtgtaGCAACCTTGTGTGATACACAGCAACCATTTGTCCCATTCTATGTTCTTCTAGCCTTCACTGCCGAATGAGTCCAATTCCCCAGCACAGGTCAATGGCAAAGATAGTACGAAGAACAGTAAAGGTAAGTTACATACAGTGCCattctgaaaaaaatatatatacaacatcccagctaacaacaaacgttcccacaactttagaGAATGTTTCCTTAAGAGTTTCATTGGGCTTTTAACTAAGGCTTTCTTTGCAATGTTCCAGTGATGTGCAAGGACTGTTTCCAAGAGACCATCCCCTTAATGTCAAACGGAACTTACCCAGAACATGGTTAACAGAATTTAAGATATGTTCTAGACACGCTTCATGGAAACATTGCAAGAACGTTTGTGTCCAGTTAtctgagggttaggagaatattccataaACGTccccaccaaacatacacagaacatggttgccatgttctcagaatataagatatgaatgttctagacacgtttcatgggaacTTTGCAGGAACATTTCTGTGTATTAGTTGTCAGGATGTCACCTGATGATCCCAAAGAAACATTACACATCTTGCCTCGTTACTGTTGCTGAGCCAATCAAGGATCTGATTGGTGAACCAGTGAACCGTTCATAGCTCTGTGTCTGTTAGATTagagatacaaacacacacacagtgctttcaACATCATTTTTTTCAACTTACGTATTTGATTACATTGTGTATGTTATTTTATAAAGTAATTATTTTTCAAagtgtcctcacctgggatttgaagtCACAACCTCATGATTCACGGTTCTCAGATTTTCCCACTACGCCACCATGTCAGCACTCTTACTGTTTTCATCATTGATTTGATTCCGGCCTACTTTTTAAAGGCTTTCAGTATAGTTGTGATGTTGGTGCGACATGTGAACCTGTTTTAACGATCCTCCTGAATCACTACGATCAATACTAGTTTTTCTTGAGTGTATTTTTAACAGAGCTAAGATTTACTTCAAAGTCCACTCACAGCCTTACACCTATCCATTTGTTCCAGATCTACATTCCtgcctgtgtggggggggggggggggggggggggggggggttcagagtACCATGagccaagaggttgtgagttcaaataaTTTGATATTGACCCAATCATGGCAGTAAGCAGGGCATGCAATAGCCACGTAAAAACCTAACTCTGCTCATCATCTTAATCGGTGTAAGGTCAAAAGGATATTCTGAGAACACGGTAACCATGGTAACCCCGTTCTGGTTACCATGGTTAAAAGGTTTGCTGAATGTCTTTGCTAACATAGACAGAATGTTCCCCTAAATAACTGATAACTGGACAATCAAAAACGTTAGGGGAACATTACAGGTAACGTTACAgaattgttctctctctccctagaattgttagctgggCTGTGCATTAGATCCCAAGAGGATGGCACTTATTTACAAAGTGGTCTTGGACGCTAACAAATAAAGTCATGATTTAAAAGACAAGACAGTTACAAAACATTATACATTCAATTAGAGAGATAACACTCAGTCTAGGACCATTTTATTAGTAATTTTAAAGAGAGCAACTTTAGTTTTTTTTCATGCAGCGCCTAAGATGCAGCAGATTGAAGCAGAATCCAGCCCTGTGCTGAATGCTGTCCGGCCAGCCGTGCACCAGAATGGCCTCTCAGCCAACGGGAAGGCAGCTGACTTTGAGCAGATCATCCAGCTGTCCAATCACAACAGGAGCAGCAACGGTGGGCCGGGAAAACCGGGGAGTGGCATCGTCAGCGACCCAATCCTGGCCTTTGAGGGAGGAGATCCCTTCCTGATGAAAACGGGTCCCATGAAGCCTCAGCATGCTGCAGGTAGCTATACAGGTCAGGATTAGGACCAGACATGCCATATCATTTTAACATTTCAAATGAAGCATTCTATCACTGTATCAGTACATAGCACTCTAGGATGTACGCAATCCATAACTCTATAACTACACTACCAGCATGTAGAGAATCACAGTGTGGATCTTATGCTAAAAGGTATGCATCCTGTAGTTAGCTACAACCATTACCAGAGTTTACAGAGAGGGGACTCCAAACCTTTACCACTATCCCAAAGCCTGGGTCCTAGCCTCTGGGCATGCTGCCCAAGCTCCCTATGTGGGAGAGTTGACATCCAAGACTGGAAAGAGGATCCCAGTCCTGTTTTGCCGTGCTCCTTAGGTTGGCAAACGAGGCCCCCTTTATTATGCCAAGGCCCCCACAGCCGGTCTCGAAGACGGCCATACCCAAGCATTAAATGTAAGCAAAGCAAACAATATGACTGAGACCAATGGGACATACATAATATTAGGggacaacctagtcagttgtacaactgaatgcctccaaaatgtgtcttcctcatttaaacCCAACCcccctgaatcagagaggtggggggttggggggggggggctgccttaatcgacatccacgtcttcagtgcccggggaacagtgggttaactgcctcgttcaggggcagaacaacagatttttaccttgtcacctcGGGTATTCGATTCAGCAACCGTAcggttactggcacaacactctaaccactaggctacctgcctccccctataaccactaggctacctgcctccccctataaccactaggctacctgcctccccctataaccactaggctacctgcctccccctataaccactaggctacctgcctccccctataaccactaggctacctgcctccccctataaccactaggctacctgcctccccctctaaccgctaggctacctgccgcaccatAATATATCCCATGTTTATGTCCCCACAGCCCAAGGGTTCTAATGATAATGGCGCGTGCAGAATATCATCCCTAGAACTGAAACATTTGAATGATAAGGTCTGATAGATGGTATGCCTCACGTACTGTAGACTTCAAACTAGCTCATATTCCCAATTGAAGCAGAAAGCAATGCTGATttgttttttctctccctctctctgttctttctctctttttctctccctctctgttctttctctctctttttctctccctctctgttctctctctctttttctctccctctctgttctttctctctttttctctccctctctgttctttctctctctttttctctccctctctgttctctctctctttttctctccctctctgttctttctctctttttctctctctctctgttcttcctctctctttttctctccctctgttctttctctctctttttctctctctctgttctttatctctctttttctctccctctgttctttctctctctttttctctctctctctgttctttctctctctttttctctccctctctccagaagttcttTGAGACACCAGGCTTCCACGCGCTTTACGCCACTGGTTGATGTAGTTGATTGTGTGCCACACACTGCAACAGCTTCTAAAGGAAGTGTGTCAAACAAAGAAACAAACTATGGACTAAACTTTTAAATCACTTAAAAACATCAAATTCCACAGAGGTCATGAGGGAGGAAGAAAACTCTGCGAAGAAAAAAAcgtaaatgaaaaaaatattgtctgtCTTCTCGGCATGTTTTGGTGCAACATACGTTGGGTTTTGTTGAAAATGTCAAATGGAGATTTTATGGTGCACCTTTAAATGGCTGATAATGTAATATGAGGAGTTTTAGAGCATTGTAAGACCTGGAAATATACAGTATTTGACTACGGTTATTATTATCATTGTTGTTATGCTATTGCTGTTGTTATCTTAAAGTTGAAcaaagtgtgtgtttgttagtctTGAATAATTGGGTTATTTAACTAGGGGAGGAAGCAATGTGAGGATGCTGTCAGGGGAAGCTGTGGGATAAAGCTTAATGAACGGGAGAAGATGTCTctatttctttctgtctgtctgtctgtctgtctgtctgtctgtctgtctgtctgtctgtctgtctgtctgtctgtctgtctgtctgtctgtctgtctgtctgtctgcctctcattTAACTAGGGGAGGAAGCAGTGTGAGGATGCTGTCAGGGGAAGCTGTGGGATAAAGCTTAATGAACGGGAGAAGATGtctctatttctgtctgtctgtctgtctgtctgcctctcattTAACTAGGGGAGGAAGCAGTGTGAGGATGCTGTCAGGGGAAGCTGTGGGATAAAGCTTAATGAACGGGAGAAGATGTCTCTATTTctttctgtatgtctgtctgtctgcgtgtatgtctgtctctgcctgtccctgtccgtctgtctgtctgcctctcattTAACTAAGATATGATATAGACTAGAGAGTAAGTTTGATCCGTGTGGACATCGACTCTAGTGCGTTAACATCTGACATGTCTGCCATAACTTCATGTTTTTCCTGAGACACTCTTAAAGTTTCTCTGGCTCGTTTCTTCTTCAATTGTATTGCTGTTGTGATACAGAATAAGTTTAGGTTGGTTTCTTCAGCAGTTCCCATGGCGATCACATGAATACAGGTAGAACTATCAGGACACAGTATCTGTCCTCTATTCCTGGCCGCTGCTATCAGGACACAGTATCTGTCCTCTATTCCTGGCCACTGCTATCAGAACACAGTATCTGTCCTCTATTCCTGGCCGCTGCTATCAGAACACAGTATCTGTCCTCTATTCCTGGCCGCTGCTATCAGAACACAGTATCTGTCCTCTATTCCTGGCCGCTGCTATCAGAACACAGTATCTGTCCTCTATTCCTGGCCACTGCTATCAGAACACAGTATCTGTCCTCTATTCCTGGCCACTGCTATCAGAACACAGTATCTGTCCTCTATTCCTGGCCGCTGCTTTCAGAACACAGTAGCTGTCCTCTATTCCTGGCCGCTGCTATCAGAACACAGTAGCTGTCCTCTATTCCTGGCCGCTGCTATCAGAACACAGTATCTGTCCTCTATTAATGGCTGTGACTCATATAAGCTGCCTCCTGCCTGGTTTATACAGTGAAGGATGAACTTCTAGACACATATATTCATATTCCAGGCTTCTGACGGAGGGAGAAATATTAaggtggggaaggagaggagggaggttgcGAGATTTAATCAGATCAAGGGACAGAtggagtgtgagagagacaaacagagacagaaagagcgaaagatggagagcgagagatgtGTTGAAGGTCCAAATCAGCACTTttttcaatatcaaatcattgtCACACTTTATTTGATAGTCTGGAtgttccatctgtagatgctctcctactatcaacaaactatatgtcgataagcaactgcttgttaggtttagaattagggttagagttaaggttagggttagtagatagttgatAGTTGAAAGGTTACTGATAGTcttagtctgtagagcatctacagatggactacccAAATGAAGTGGTACCATCATTATTTCTTGGGAACAATTCAGTTCCTTAAcagcgatttaaaaaaaaaatgtttttatgtaAATGGCTTCTTAGCAAAGGGCAATTTCTCTAGCAAGAATTCTGCTAtgact
The DNA window shown above is from Oncorhynchus mykiss isolate Arlee chromosome 18, USDA_OmykA_1.1, whole genome shotgun sequence and carries:
- the LOC110496692 gene encoding MAP7 domain-containing protein 1 isoform X9; the protein is MEKMEYNDLEKKIEEKLTLTDTCISSTPEPLDNQNEDKNIVKDLLTSDDSAISDLSPDTESCPKAYPSTKTDPSTKTDPSTKTDPSTKADPSTKADPSTKTDPSTKTDPSTKTDPSTNTDASTKTDPSTKTDPSTKTDARPGTPGSGTSPHPKKGDGLTTEQRQKLAKERREERAKYIEQQTQLQATKKAQWLEKEEKARRLRESQLEERRRRLEDQRLKLEKRRALLEEKQRQKLEKNKERYEAAIRKSTKKTWAEIRQQRWSWAGGLNQTSRRQTRSLRLSPWESRIVERLMTPTLSFLARSRSAVTLLNTSDSRDPYSHHCFRSASASPLDACSHHHPHRDSSERWRGGVSASTPDITQRQRRRNSTLLDKKKKEKKDKERENEKEKVLKKLPIPTRSRPEFSSTPKPQNRPPSPVAPKSKLLSPCPPMAPKTPSTGKKIPTGTKTRPKRAQTPVRVHLQPVTVETNNEPHQPDTPEEKKSSSNVPAIMVSSAPATQTSLSAPVTVAASTQSSNLQLTASAASTPTTASSAASSTAATLASRPSAGTNDPEEAARVLAEKRRQAREQREREEQERLEQEKRKRIAREEGMARQAEERRRREEEARLMAKEQLLRDEAQRLEEEKGAKEKAKAEQEENQRLQKQREEAEVKAREEAERQRLEREKHFQKEEQARLERKKRLEEIMKRTRKSTDAGEKVIDPSLPNESNSPAQVNGKDSTKNSKAPKMQQIEAESSPVLNAVRPAVHQNGLSANGKAADFEQIIQLSNHNRSSNGGPGKPGSGIVSDPILAFEGGDPFLMKTGPMKPQHAAGSYTEVL
- the LOC110496692 gene encoding MAP7 domain-containing protein 1 isoform X10, whose protein sequence is MEKMEYNDLEKKIEEKLTLTDTCISSTPEPLDNQNEDKNIVKDLLTSDDSAISDLSPDTESCPKAYPSTKTDPSTKTDPSTKTDPSTKADPSTKADPSTKTDPSTKTDPSTKTDPSTNTDASTKTDPSTKTDPSTKTDARPGTPGSGTSPHPKKGDGLTTEQRQKLAKERREERAKYIATKKAQWLEKEEKARRLRESQLEERRRRLEDQRLKLEKRRALLEEKQRQKLEKNKERYEAAIRKSTKKTWAEIRQQRWSWAGGLNQTSRRQTRSLRLSPWESRIVERLMTPTLSFLARSRSAVTLLNTSDSRDPYSHHCFRSASASPLDACSHHHPHRDSSERWRGGVSASTPDITQRQRRRNSTLLDKKKKEKKDKERENEKEKVLKKLPIPTRSRPEFSSTPKPQNRPPSPVAPKSKLLSPCPPMAPKTPSTGKKIPTGTKTRPKRAQTPVRVHLQPVTVETNNEPHQPDTPEEKKSSSNVPAIMVSSAPATQTSLSAPVTVAASTQSSNLQLTASAASTPTTASSAASSTAATLASRPSAGTNDPEEAARVLAEKRRQAREQREREEQERLEQEKRKRIAREEGMARQAEERRRREEEARLMAKEQLLRDEAQRLEEEKGAKEKAKAEQEENQRLQKQREEAEVKAREEAERQRLEREKHFQKEEQARLERKKRLEEIMKRTRKSTDAGEKVIDPSLPNESNSPAQVNGKDSTKNSKAPKMQQIEAESSPVLNAVRPAVHQNGLSANGKAADFEQIIQLSNHNRSSNGGPGKPGSGIVSDPILAFEGGDPFLMKTGPMKPQHAAGSYTEVL